One Apium graveolens cultivar Ventura unplaced genomic scaffold, ASM990537v1 ctg9230, whole genome shotgun sequence genomic region harbors:
- the LOC141705694 gene encoding exopolygalacturonase-like: MERDLRIRWYDGDTSSRREVLVNKIELGGPCNGQVTFQLDGIIVAPEGNPYSDCWFTFQGVDNLNIQGSGMFDGNGPSAWEHCPVCAATVGFYGTNNAHIQDITSLNSEGFHFLIDGVDGMTFENINITAPGNSPNTDGINMENANNIQILDSNIGTGDDCVAIGQGSTNINVTGVNCGPGHGISIGSIGKVAEDKSVQGVQVQSSTLTSTQNGLRIKSWAPSYPVNVSDVTYQNITIDNANNPIIIDQTYCYADEQCPGDSKVQISNVKYIGVTGTSASPVAVDLQCSNSMPCQDIYLENIDLSLTGGGQTSSSCANVNPTYSGTQNPAPCSQ, from the exons ATGGAACGCGACTTGCGAATCAGGTGGTACGATGGTGATACCAGCAGCAGACGGGAAGTTTTGGTAAACAAGATAGAGCTTGGGGGACCATGTAATGGTCAAGTTACGTTTCAACTTGATGGGATTATAGTGGCACCTGAGGGCAATCCATATTCAGATTGCTGGTTTACGTTCCAAGGTGTCGATAATTTGAATATCCAAGGTTCTGGTATGTTTGATGGAAATGGTCCTTCAGCTTGGGAACATTGCCCTGTATGCGCTGCA ACAGTGGGATTTTATGGTACTAACAATGCACATATTCAAGACATTACATCACTTAACAGCGAAGGCTTCCACTTTCTCATCGATGGAGTGGATGGTATGACATTTGAAAACATCAACATTACAGCGCCAGGTAATAGTCCTAACACCGATGGAATAAATATGGAAAATGCTAATAATATCCAGATTCTTGATTCCAATATCGGCACTGGTGATGACTGCGTGGCCATTGGACAAGGAAGCACAAACATCAATGTTACCGGTGTTAATTGTGGTCCGGGGCATGGGATTAGTATCGGAAGCATTGGCAAGGTTGCAGAAGATAAATCTGTGCAAGGAGTTCAAGTACAAAGTTCTACTCTAACCTCTACTCAAAATGGTTTGAGGATAAAATCCTGGGCTCCTTCATATCCTGTGAATGTTTCGGATGTTACTTACCAAAATATTACTATTGATAATGCAAATAATCCAATAATCATTGACCAGACATACTGTTATGCTGACGAGCAATGTCCG GGAGACTCGAAAGTTCAAATCAGCAATGTGAAGTATATTGGCGTTACCGGAACATCAGCATCTCCAGTTGCTGTAGATCTACAATGCAGCAACAGCATGCCATGCCAAGACATATACCTGGAGAACATCGATCTTTCGTTGACAGGTGGAGGGCAAACATCTTCCAGCTGTGCCAATGTTAACCCGACATACTCGGGGACT